The following coding sequences are from one Acidimicrobiales bacterium window:
- the ftsZ gene encoding cell division protein FtsZ, with product MAGAQNYIAVIKVVGIGGGGVNAVNRMIDAGLKGVEFIAVNTDAQALLMSDADVKLDIGRQLTRGLGAGSDPDVGRQAAEEHRDEIEEVLKGADMVFITAGKGGGTGTGGAPVVAEIAKSLGALTIGVVTRPFAFEGRRRAVQAEAGIQRLKEKVDTLIIIPNDRLLTVSNDKTSMVNAFKMADEVLLQGVQGITDLITTPGLINTDFADVKMIMSNAGTAIMGIGTASGEGRAVNAARAAITSPLLEASIEGARGILLNIAGGSDLGLFEVNEAAEIIHGVAHADANIIFGSVIDDAMGDEVRVTVIAAGFERWDDEPGGRPRREERTSAGLGLAGKDVFAGGDDDDLDAGGDDDFDVPSFLK from the coding sequence ATGGCCGGCGCCCAGAACTACATCGCCGTGATCAAGGTTGTTGGCATCGGCGGTGGCGGTGTCAACGCGGTGAACCGGATGATCGACGCGGGCCTCAAGGGGGTCGAGTTCATCGCCGTCAACACCGACGCCCAGGCTCTGCTGATGAGCGACGCCGATGTGAAGCTCGACATCGGCCGCCAGCTCACCCGCGGCCTCGGCGCAGGCAGCGACCCCGACGTGGGGCGCCAAGCCGCCGAAGAACACCGCGACGAGATCGAAGAGGTGCTCAAGGGCGCCGACATGGTGTTCATCACCGCAGGCAAGGGCGGCGGCACCGGCACCGGCGGGGCGCCGGTGGTGGCCGAGATCGCCAAGAGCCTGGGTGCGCTGACCATCGGCGTGGTCACCCGGCCGTTCGCCTTCGAGGGCCGCCGCCGCGCCGTGCAGGCCGAGGCGGGCATCCAGCGCCTCAAGGAGAAGGTCGACACCCTCATCATCATCCCGAACGACCGGTTGCTCACCGTGTCGAACGACAAGACCTCGATGGTCAACGCCTTCAAGATGGCCGACGAGGTCCTCCTGCAGGGCGTGCAGGGCATCACCGACCTGATCACCACGCCCGGCCTCATCAACACCGACTTCGCCGACGTGAAGATGATCATGAGCAATGCGGGCACGGCGATCATGGGCATCGGCACGGCGTCGGGCGAAGGCCGGGCCGTCAACGCCGCCCGGGCCGCCATCACCAGCCCGCTGCTGGAGGCCTCGATCGAAGGCGCCCGCGGCATCCTGCTCAACATCGCAGGCGGCAGCGACCTCGGCCTGTTCGAGGTCAACGAGGCAGCCGAGATCATCCACGGCGTGGCCCATGCCGACGCCAACATCATCTTCGGCTCGGTCATCGACGACGCCATGGGCGACGAGGTGCGGGTCACCGTCATCGCCGCCGGCTTCGAGCGGTGGGACGACGAGCCCGGTGGCCGCCCCCGGCGCGAGGAGCGCACGTCGGCGGGCCTGGGCCTGGCGGGCAAGGACGTCTTCGCCGGCGGTGACGACGACGACCTCGATGCCGGTGGCGACGACGACTTCGACGTCCCCTCCTTCCTGAAGTAG
- a CDS encoding YggS family pyridoxal phosphate enzyme, whose product MDVAENLARVRERIAQAGGDPQRVKIVAVTKGFGAEAADAARAAGLDDLGENYAQELAANAKADPGGRWHMLGHVQRNKVKALAAVVDVWQSVDRPELVRALAAHRPGASIFVQVNVTEDPGRNGCEWEDAPMLVDQAVAVGLDVRGLMAVGPRHDPAPLFRRLVSLADDLGLPERSIGMSDDLEVAVAAGSTMVRIGTALFGPRPDRLDLRR is encoded by the coding sequence ATGGATGTAGCCGAGAACCTGGCCCGGGTGCGCGAGCGCATCGCCCAGGCGGGCGGCGATCCGCAACGGGTCAAGATCGTCGCTGTCACCAAGGGCTTCGGCGCCGAGGCGGCGGACGCGGCGCGAGCCGCAGGCCTCGACGACCTGGGCGAGAACTACGCGCAGGAACTGGCGGCCAACGCCAAGGCAGACCCGGGCGGGCGGTGGCACATGCTCGGCCACGTGCAGCGCAACAAGGTGAAGGCGTTGGCGGCCGTGGTCGACGTGTGGCAGTCGGTCGACCGGCCCGAACTGGTGCGGGCGCTGGCCGCCCACCGGCCGGGCGCATCGATCTTCGTGCAGGTCAATGTGACCGAGGACCCCGGCCGCAACGGCTGCGAGTGGGAGGACGCGCCGATGCTCGTCGACCAAGCGGTGGCGGTGGGCCTCGACGTGCGGGGGCTCATGGCCGTGGGGCCTCGCCACGACCCGGCACCGCTGTTCCGGCGCCTGGTGTCGCTGGCCGACGACCTCGGCCTGCCGGAGCGTTCGATCGGCATGTCGGACGACCTGGAGGTCGCCGTGGCCGCAGGCTCCACCATGGTGCGTATCGGCACCGCGCTGTTCGGTCCACGACCTGACCGCCTAGACCTGCGACGATAG
- a CDS encoding FtsQ-type POTRA domain-containing protein: MSASPTSARPRVGIDPRIKRRRIEVLRTEGRKRLRNFAAAFGVVALAAGAVGATRSPLLDVDYVDATGIEHTPRQELLAATGLDRHPLLIDLDTEQLAAAARRLPWIATAKAEKQWPGTVRFEITERVARAVVRTEAGQWALADVEGRVLEVVPERPPGLPAISKAGLPGAPGTMLAKEAAAPLAVAAALPDAVRDKVGEVVAAEGDTIELNLWPSGVVRLGPPDQLPAKMEALATMLTKADLRRLSVLDLRVPTAPVLTRR, from the coding sequence GTGAGTGCGTCGCCCACCTCCGCGCGCCCGCGCGTCGGCATCGACCCCCGCATCAAGCGCCGCCGCATCGAGGTGCTGCGCACCGAGGGGCGCAAGCGCCTGCGTAACTTCGCTGCTGCCTTCGGCGTGGTCGCCTTGGCCGCAGGCGCGGTGGGCGCCACCCGCTCGCCCTTGCTCGACGTCGACTACGTCGACGCGACCGGCATAGAGCACACGCCCCGCCAGGAGTTGTTGGCTGCTACCGGCCTCGACCGCCACCCGTTGCTCATCGACCTCGACACCGAGCAGTTGGCCGCCGCCGCCCGCCGCCTGCCGTGGATCGCCACGGCCAAGGCGGAGAAGCAGTGGCCGGGCACGGTGCGCTTCGAAATCACCGAACGGGTGGCGCGGGCCGTCGTGCGCACCGAGGCCGGCCAGTGGGCGCTGGCCGACGTAGAGGGCCGAGTGCTGGAGGTAGTGCCCGAGCGGCCCCCGGGTTTGCCGGCCATCAGCAAGGCCGGCCTGCCTGGCGCCCCGGGGACAATGCTGGCGAAGGAGGCCGCCGCCCCGCTGGCGGTGGCCGCCGCGCTGCCCGACGCCGTGCGCGACAAGGTGGGGGAGGTGGTGGCCGCCGAGGGCGACACCATCGAGCTCAACCTGTGGCCGTCGGGCGTGGTGCGCCTCGGCCCGCCCGACCAGCTGCCCGCCAAGATGGAAGCCTTGGCGACCATGCTGACCAAGGCGGACCTGCGGCGACTGTCTGTCCTCGACCTCCGCGTGCCGACGGCACCGGTCTTGACCAGACGTTGA
- a CDS encoding polyphenol oxidase family protein — protein sequence MRLGAAEVRWTSRADGDRRSVVDPALTRLHQVHGARVVVVDAPGACDGEEADAAVTAVAGAKLAVFTADCAPVALAADGVIGAVHAGWRGLAAGVVQAAVEEMRRLGAGRIDAALGPCIRAECYEFEDVAEWFPPEVHGVTRQGRPALDVPAAVRAALDAAGVELVHDEGVCTACSAEHYSHRARGDGERQAMVVWM from the coding sequence GTGCGGCTCGGGGCCGCCGAGGTCCGCTGGACCAGTCGAGCCGACGGCGACAGGCGCAGCGTCGTCGACCCTGCCCTCACCCGCCTGCACCAGGTGCACGGTGCGCGGGTGGTGGTCGTCGACGCACCGGGCGCCTGCGACGGAGAGGAAGCCGACGCCGCGGTGACGGCGGTGGCCGGCGCCAAGCTGGCCGTCTTCACCGCCGACTGCGCGCCCGTGGCCTTGGCCGCGGACGGCGTGATCGGCGCCGTGCACGCCGGATGGCGGGGGCTGGCTGCGGGCGTCGTGCAAGCAGCAGTCGAGGAGATGCGCCGTTTGGGGGCAGGCCGCATCGACGCCGCGCTGGGGCCGTGCATCCGCGCCGAGTGCTACGAGTTCGAGGATGTGGCCGAGTGGTTCCCTCCCGAGGTGCACGGCGTGACGCGCCAGGGGCGACCTGCACTCGACGTGCCCGCGGCAGTGCGTGCTGCGCTCGACGCCGCGGGGGTCGAGCTGGTGCACGACGAAGGGGTCTGCACGGCGTGCTCGGCCGAGCACTACTCGCACCGTGCCCGGGGCGACGGGGAGCGACAGGCGATGGTCGTATGGATGTAG
- the murB gene encoding UDP-N-acetylmuramate dehydrogenase yields MTDFAAVARKLGDRVRRDVPLGPLTTYRVGGPAALLLVAESVDDLAAAAGLDVPVLVVGKGSNLLVADRGFDGLAVVLGEGFAGIDVDVDGTTVRAGGAVALPVLARRTAAAALTGFEWAVGVPGSVGGAVRMNAGGHGSDMSECVRSAEVFDLAAGEARIVSHDDLDYGYRRSSITATQVVVAATLALQPGDRAASEAQIAEIVRWRRENQPGGQNAGSVFTNPPGDSAGRLVDVSGLKGFRRGSAHVSPKHANFIQADEGGSADDVLALVREVQRRVEEHTGVRLEPELRLVGFEESP; encoded by the coding sequence ATGACCGACTTCGCCGCCGTGGCCAGGAAGCTGGGCGACCGGGTGCGTCGCGACGTGCCCCTCGGCCCCCTCACCACCTACCGGGTGGGTGGCCCTGCCGCGCTGCTGCTGGTGGCCGAGTCCGTCGACGACCTCGCCGCCGCCGCCGGGCTCGACGTGCCCGTGTTGGTGGTGGGCAAGGGCTCCAACCTGCTGGTGGCCGACCGCGGCTTCGACGGGCTGGCCGTCGTGTTGGGGGAGGGGTTCGCCGGGATCGACGTCGACGTCGACGGCACGACCGTGCGAGCGGGCGGCGCCGTGGCCCTGCCCGTGCTCGCCCGCCGCACCGCGGCAGCGGCCCTCACCGGCTTCGAGTGGGCCGTCGGCGTGCCGGGGTCGGTCGGTGGTGCCGTGCGCATGAACGCAGGCGGCCACGGCTCCGACATGAGCGAGTGCGTGCGGTCGGCCGAGGTGTTCGACCTGGCCGCCGGCGAGGCCCGGATCGTGTCGCACGACGACCTCGACTACGGCTACCGGCGCTCGTCGATCACCGCGACACAGGTCGTGGTCGCCGCCACGCTGGCGCTACAACCCGGTGACCGCGCTGCCTCGGAGGCCCAGATCGCCGAGATCGTGCGGTGGCGGCGGGAGAACCAGCCGGGCGGCCAGAACGCAGGCTCGGTCTTCACCAACCCGCCTGGCGACTCGGCCGGGCGCTTGGTCGACGTGTCCGGTTTGAAGGGGTTTCGCCGAGGGTCCGCCCATGTGTCGCCCAAGCATGCGAACTTCATACAGGCCGACGAAGGCGGCTCTGCCGACGACGTGTTGGCGCTGGTACGGGAGGTACAGCGGCGAGTGGAGGAGCACACGGGCGTCCGGCTGGAGCCGGAACTGCGCCTCGTCGGGTTCGAGGAGAGCCCGTGA